The Phragmites australis chromosome 15, lpPhrAust1.1, whole genome shotgun sequence genome window below encodes:
- the LOC133893547 gene encoding B3 domain-containing protein Os07g0679700-like isoform X3 yields MAGVVGAAAAAAAKRCMNSACSAPMGGGGEWRKGWPLRSGGFALLCDKCGLAYEQLVFCDIFHQKESGWRDCSFCGKRLHCGCIASKNSYDLLDSGGVQCVTCMKNSAAQSVSSQVVPKLFPCQNNLRIFGKSDELLPGRNFEPTSIMVDSRNDDIAIINKSNHPFMVKSIEAGQSSSTLRQKEIENGSRQIKWEQQTLSIGDMGRVPFLTRSQSALESPQCTRRDDNKDPTTDSTTSESLSEACLSISLSIANNGNKMEATSTVERPMLSPMTAIAEGRELALSPFQHAQRARHFLSRPPRVGEGAAFDPTKDIFPHLRVARPPAEGRGRNQLLPRYWPRITDQELQQISGEYPLQISNSTIVPLFEKVLSASDAGRIGRLVLPKACAEAYFPPISQPEGRPLTIQDARGKEWHFQFRFWPNNNSRMYVLEGVTPCIQSLQLQAGDTVTFSRIEPGGKLVMGFRKATNTVSLPDSQISAIANGSLLSETLFSNTNENLAVTDKFGSRPDEGSLQFLQKRSRNIGSKSRRLVMDAEDALELKLTWEEAQELLRPAPTAKPTVVMIEDYEFEEYDEPPVFAKRSIFTIRVSGEQDQWIQCDDCSKWRRLPLNVIVASKWTCADNSWDPKSCSCSAPEELTPKELQSVLQQHEEMRRRKCSYGLKPSVPEMDASSLDALATAAVFGEVGNQGTASVAATTKHPRHRPGCTCIVCIQPPSGKGPKHNPSCTCNVCMTVRRRFKTLMMRKKQRQSEREEAEASKKIAWVSRDEPEGSNLSRSPQTLDTTRESDVTMFDKVADMNKGHIDLNFHPAGRDDQEQHGVQPRPVSMMGLLEVASRPLENYMKQNGITSLAGEQGGSSSTATVAPAPVESEERTSNEGRVASVEREREPDGMAIDEASENHQDKDRAADDAAVAAT; encoded by the exons atggcgggcGTGGTTggtgccgcggcggcggcggcggcgaagaggTGCATGAACTCGGCCTGCAGCGCGCCGatgggagggggaggggagtggAGGAAGGGGTGGCCGTTGCGATCCGGCGGCTTCGCCCTGCTCTGCGACAAGTGCGG GTTGGCATATGAGCAGCTTGTTTTTTGTGATATATTTCACCAAAAGGAATCAGGCTGGAGAGACTGCTCATTTTGTGGGAAG CGTCTCCATTGTGGATGTATTGCTTCAAAGAACTCTTATGATCTACTTGATAGCGGAGGAGTTCAATGTGTCACTTGCATGAAAAATTCAGCAGCTCAGTCT GTTTCCAGTCAAGTGGTTCCAAAGCTTTTTCCATGCCAAAATAATCTGCGGATTTTTGGTAAAAGTGACGAGTTATTGCCAGGTAGAAATTTTGAGCCAACCTCCATTATGGTGGATTCCAGAAATGATGATATTGCTATTATAAATAAGAGCAATCACCCATTCATGGTTAAAAGCATAGAAGCTGGACAAAGCAGTAGCACTTTGAGGCAAAAAGAGATAGAGAATGGCTCAAGGCAGATTAAATGGGAACAACAAACTCTTAGCATTGGTGACATGGGAAGGGTGCCTTTCTTAACTAGGTCTCAAAGTGCACTAGAGTCTCCTCAATGTACTCGAAGAGATGACAATAAAGATCCAACTACAGATAGCACAACAAGCGAATCACTTTCTGAGGCATGTCTCAGCATAAGCTTGAGTATTGCTAATAATGGAAACAAGATGGAGGCTACTTCAACAGTGGAAAGACCTATGCTATCACCAATGACAGCCATTGCTGAAGGAAGAGAACTTGCCCTATCTCCCTTTCAGCATGCACAAAGGGCTCGGCATTTTCTGTCTAGACCACCAAGGGTTGGTGAAGGTGCTGCTTTTGATCCAACCAAGGATATCTTCCCACATCTTCGTGTTGCCAGACCACCTGCTGAGGGAAGGGGCCGCAATCAATTGCTTCCTCGGTACTGGCCAAGAATAACGGACCAAGAGCTGCAACAAATATCTGGAGAGTATCCTTTGCAAAT TTCAAACTCCACGATTGTTCCGTTGTTTGAGAAGGTTTTGAGTGCAAGTGATGCAGGTCGCATAGGGCGCCTTGTTCTTCCAAAAGCCTGTGCGGAG GCATATTTCCCTCCAATTTCTCAACCAGAAGGTCGCCCCTTGACAATTCAAGATGCAAGAGGCAAGGAATGGCATTTTCAGTTTAGGTTCTGGCCAAATAATAACAGCAGAATGTATGTCTTGGAGGGTGTTACACCATGCATACAATCCTTGCAATTACAAGCGGGCGATACAG TGACTTTTAGTCGGATAGAACCTGGAGGAAAACTTGTTATGGGCTTCCGGAAGGCCACAAATACTGTCAGTCTGCCA GACTCGCAAATTTCAGCTATTGCGAATGGTTCCCTTCTCAGCGAGACACTATTTTCCAATACAAATGAGAACCTAGCAGTA ACAGATAAATTCGGCAGCAGGCCAGATGAGGGGTCTTTGCAGTTTTTACAAAAAAGAAGTCGCAATATTGGTTCAAAAAGCAGGAGGCTCGTAATGGATGCTGAAGATGCCTTGGAACTAAAGCTTACTTGGGAGGAGGCTCAAGAGTTGTTGCGTCCTGCTCCCACTGCAAAACCAACTGTTGTGATGATCGAGGACTATGAATTTGAAGAATATGAT GAACCCCCAGTCTTTGCAAAGAGATCAATTTTCACCATCCGTGTTTCAGG GGAACAAGATCAATGGATTCAATGTGATGATTGCTCAAAATGGCGCCGTTTGCCTCTTAATGTTATAGTTGCCTCCAAATGGACGTGCGCCGACAACTCATGGGACCCAAAAAG CTGTTCCTGCTCTGCGCCTGAAGAGTTGACCCCAAAAGAGTTGCAAAGTGTTCTGCAGCAGCATGAAG AAATGAGGAGGCGAAAGTGCAGCTATGGTCTGAAGCCTTCTGTCCCCGAAATGGATGCATCCAGCCTTGATGCTTTGGCCACTGCCGCGGTATTTGGTGAGGTCGGGAACCAAGGCACAGCTTCAGTTGCGGCAACCACGAAGCACCCTCGGCACCGCCCGGGCTGCACATGCATTGTGTGCATCCAACCACCCAGCGGCAAGGGCCCGAAGCACAACCCTTCGTGCACCTGCAACGTCTGCATGACTGTCAGGCGCCGGTTCAAGACActgatgatgaggaagaagcaGCGGCAGTCTGAGCGAGAGGAAGCCGAGGCGAGCAAGAAGATTGCATGGGTGAGCAGAGACGAGCCTGAGGGGAGCAACCTGTCAAGGTCACCACAAACGCTGGACACCACTCGAGAGAGTGACGTGACGATGTTCGACAAGGTGGCTGACATGAACAAGGGGCACATTGACCTCAACTTCCACCCCGCCGGCCGCGACGATCAGGAGCAGCACGGCGTGCAGCCCCGGCCCGTGAGCATGATGGGCCTCCTCGAAGTCGCGAGCCGGCCCCTGGAGAACTACATGAAGCAGAACGGCATCACGAGCCTGGCTGGAGAGCAAGGGGGCAGCTCCAGCACGGCCACGGTTGCGCCGGCTCCGGTGGAGAGCGAGGAGCGGACGTCCAACGAGGGCCGTGTCGCGTCGGTGGAGCGGGAGCGAGAACCGGACGGCATGGCCATTGACGAGGCCAGCGAGAACCACCAGGACAAGGACAGGGCTGCTGACgatgctgctgttgctgctactTGA
- the LOC133893547 gene encoding B3 domain-containing protein Os07g0679700-like isoform X1 yields the protein MAGVVGAAAAAAAKRCMNSACSAPMGGGGEWRKGWPLRSGGFALLCDKCGLAYEQLVFCDIFHQKESGWRDCSFCGKRLHCGCIASKNSYDLLDSGGVQCVTCMKNSAAQSVSSQVVPKLFPCQNNLRIFGKSDELLPGRNFEPTSIMVDSRNDDIAIINKSNHPFMVKSIEAGQSSSTLRQKEIENGSRQIKWEQQTLSIGDMGRVPFLTRSQSALESPQCTRRDDNKDPTTDSTTSESLSEACLSISLSIANNGNKMEATSTVERPMLSPMTAIAEGRELALSPFQHAQRARHFLSRPPRVGEGAAFDPTKDIFPHLRVARPPAEGRGRNQLLPRYWPRITDQELQQISGEYPLQISNSTIVPLFEKVLSASDAGRIGRLVLPKACAEAYFPPISQPEGRPLTIQDARGKEWHFQFRFWPNNNSRMYVLEGVTPCIQSLQLQAGDTVTFSRIEPGGKLVMGFRKATNTVSLPDSQISAIANGSLLSETLFSNTNENLAVVSGYSGFLQSIKGATDLHPSSLYDHHMNSADGDVSWLKTDKFGSRPDEGSLQFLQKRSRNIGSKSRRLVMDAEDALELKLTWEEAQELLRPAPTAKPTVVMIEDYEFEEYDEPPVFAKRSIFTIRVSGEQDQWIQCDDCSKWRRLPLNVIVASKWTCADNSWDPKSCSCSAPEELTPKELQSVLQQHEEMRRRKCSYGLKPSVPEMDASSLDALATAAVFGEVGNQGTASVAATTKHPRHRPGCTCIVCIQPPSGKGPKHNPSCTCNVCMTVRRRFKTLMMRKKQRQSEREEAEASKKIAWVSRDEPEGSNLSRSPQTLDTTRESDVTMFDKVADMNKGHIDLNFHPAGRDDQEQHGVQPRPVSMMGLLEVASRPLENYMKQNGITSLAGEQGGSSSTATVAPAPVESEERTSNEGRVASVEREREPDGMAIDEASENHQDKDRAADDAAVAAT from the exons atggcgggcGTGGTTggtgccgcggcggcggcggcggcgaagaggTGCATGAACTCGGCCTGCAGCGCGCCGatgggagggggaggggagtggAGGAAGGGGTGGCCGTTGCGATCCGGCGGCTTCGCCCTGCTCTGCGACAAGTGCGG GTTGGCATATGAGCAGCTTGTTTTTTGTGATATATTTCACCAAAAGGAATCAGGCTGGAGAGACTGCTCATTTTGTGGGAAG CGTCTCCATTGTGGATGTATTGCTTCAAAGAACTCTTATGATCTACTTGATAGCGGAGGAGTTCAATGTGTCACTTGCATGAAAAATTCAGCAGCTCAGTCT GTTTCCAGTCAAGTGGTTCCAAAGCTTTTTCCATGCCAAAATAATCTGCGGATTTTTGGTAAAAGTGACGAGTTATTGCCAGGTAGAAATTTTGAGCCAACCTCCATTATGGTGGATTCCAGAAATGATGATATTGCTATTATAAATAAGAGCAATCACCCATTCATGGTTAAAAGCATAGAAGCTGGACAAAGCAGTAGCACTTTGAGGCAAAAAGAGATAGAGAATGGCTCAAGGCAGATTAAATGGGAACAACAAACTCTTAGCATTGGTGACATGGGAAGGGTGCCTTTCTTAACTAGGTCTCAAAGTGCACTAGAGTCTCCTCAATGTACTCGAAGAGATGACAATAAAGATCCAACTACAGATAGCACAACAAGCGAATCACTTTCTGAGGCATGTCTCAGCATAAGCTTGAGTATTGCTAATAATGGAAACAAGATGGAGGCTACTTCAACAGTGGAAAGACCTATGCTATCACCAATGACAGCCATTGCTGAAGGAAGAGAACTTGCCCTATCTCCCTTTCAGCATGCACAAAGGGCTCGGCATTTTCTGTCTAGACCACCAAGGGTTGGTGAAGGTGCTGCTTTTGATCCAACCAAGGATATCTTCCCACATCTTCGTGTTGCCAGACCACCTGCTGAGGGAAGGGGCCGCAATCAATTGCTTCCTCGGTACTGGCCAAGAATAACGGACCAAGAGCTGCAACAAATATCTGGAGAGTATCCTTTGCAAAT TTCAAACTCCACGATTGTTCCGTTGTTTGAGAAGGTTTTGAGTGCAAGTGATGCAGGTCGCATAGGGCGCCTTGTTCTTCCAAAAGCCTGTGCGGAG GCATATTTCCCTCCAATTTCTCAACCAGAAGGTCGCCCCTTGACAATTCAAGATGCAAGAGGCAAGGAATGGCATTTTCAGTTTAGGTTCTGGCCAAATAATAACAGCAGAATGTATGTCTTGGAGGGTGTTACACCATGCATACAATCCTTGCAATTACAAGCGGGCGATACAG TGACTTTTAGTCGGATAGAACCTGGAGGAAAACTTGTTATGGGCTTCCGGAAGGCCACAAATACTGTCAGTCTGCCA GACTCGCAAATTTCAGCTATTGCGAATGGTTCCCTTCTCAGCGAGACACTATTTTCCAATACAAATGAGAACCTAGCAGTAGTAAGTGGTTACTCCGGATTTCTTCAGTCAATAAAGGGAGCCACAGATCTCCATCCAAGCTCTCTATATGATCATCATATGAACTCAGCTGATGGAGATGTTAGTTGGCTTAAGACAGATAAATTCGGCAGCAGGCCAGATGAGGGGTCTTTGCAGTTTTTACAAAAAAGAAGTCGCAATATTGGTTCAAAAAGCAGGAGGCTCGTAATGGATGCTGAAGATGCCTTGGAACTAAAGCTTACTTGGGAGGAGGCTCAAGAGTTGTTGCGTCCTGCTCCCACTGCAAAACCAACTGTTGTGATGATCGAGGACTATGAATTTGAAGAATATGAT GAACCCCCAGTCTTTGCAAAGAGATCAATTTTCACCATCCGTGTTTCAGG GGAACAAGATCAATGGATTCAATGTGATGATTGCTCAAAATGGCGCCGTTTGCCTCTTAATGTTATAGTTGCCTCCAAATGGACGTGCGCCGACAACTCATGGGACCCAAAAAG CTGTTCCTGCTCTGCGCCTGAAGAGTTGACCCCAAAAGAGTTGCAAAGTGTTCTGCAGCAGCATGAAG AAATGAGGAGGCGAAAGTGCAGCTATGGTCTGAAGCCTTCTGTCCCCGAAATGGATGCATCCAGCCTTGATGCTTTGGCCACTGCCGCGGTATTTGGTGAGGTCGGGAACCAAGGCACAGCTTCAGTTGCGGCAACCACGAAGCACCCTCGGCACCGCCCGGGCTGCACATGCATTGTGTGCATCCAACCACCCAGCGGCAAGGGCCCGAAGCACAACCCTTCGTGCACCTGCAACGTCTGCATGACTGTCAGGCGCCGGTTCAAGACActgatgatgaggaagaagcaGCGGCAGTCTGAGCGAGAGGAAGCCGAGGCGAGCAAGAAGATTGCATGGGTGAGCAGAGACGAGCCTGAGGGGAGCAACCTGTCAAGGTCACCACAAACGCTGGACACCACTCGAGAGAGTGACGTGACGATGTTCGACAAGGTGGCTGACATGAACAAGGGGCACATTGACCTCAACTTCCACCCCGCCGGCCGCGACGATCAGGAGCAGCACGGCGTGCAGCCCCGGCCCGTGAGCATGATGGGCCTCCTCGAAGTCGCGAGCCGGCCCCTGGAGAACTACATGAAGCAGAACGGCATCACGAGCCTGGCTGGAGAGCAAGGGGGCAGCTCCAGCACGGCCACGGTTGCGCCGGCTCCGGTGGAGAGCGAGGAGCGGACGTCCAACGAGGGCCGTGTCGCGTCGGTGGAGCGGGAGCGAGAACCGGACGGCATGGCCATTGACGAGGCCAGCGAGAACCACCAGGACAAGGACAGGGCTGCTGACgatgctgctgttgctgctactTGA
- the LOC133893547 gene encoding B3 domain-containing protein Os07g0679700-like isoform X2, with product MAGVVGAAAAAAAKRCMNSACSAPMGGGGEWRKGWPLRSGGFALLCDKCGLAYEQLVFCDIFHQKESGWRDCSFCGKRLHCGCIASKNSYDLLDSGGVQCVTCMKNSAAQSVSSQVVPKLFPCQNNLRIFGKSDELLPGRNFEPTSIMVDSRNDDIAIINKSNHPFMVKSIEAGQSSSTLRQKEIENGSRQIKWEQQTLSIGDMGRVPFLTRSQSALESPQCTRRDDNKDPTTDSTTSESLSEACLSISLSIANNGNKMEATSTVERPMLSPMTAIAEGRELALSPFQHAQRARHFLSRPPRVGEGAAFDPTKDIFPHLRVARPPAEGRGRNQLLPRYWPRITDQELQQISGDSNSTIVPLFEKVLSASDAGRIGRLVLPKACAEAYFPPISQPEGRPLTIQDARGKEWHFQFRFWPNNNSRMYVLEGVTPCIQSLQLQAGDTVTFSRIEPGGKLVMGFRKATNTVSLPDSQISAIANGSLLSETLFSNTNENLAVVSGYSGFLQSIKGATDLHPSSLYDHHMNSADGDVSWLKTDKFGSRPDEGSLQFLQKRSRNIGSKSRRLVMDAEDALELKLTWEEAQELLRPAPTAKPTVVMIEDYEFEEYDEPPVFAKRSIFTIRVSGEQDQWIQCDDCSKWRRLPLNVIVASKWTCADNSWDPKSCSCSAPEELTPKELQSVLQQHEEMRRRKCSYGLKPSVPEMDASSLDALATAAVFGEVGNQGTASVAATTKHPRHRPGCTCIVCIQPPSGKGPKHNPSCTCNVCMTVRRRFKTLMMRKKQRQSEREEAEASKKIAWVSRDEPEGSNLSRSPQTLDTTRESDVTMFDKVADMNKGHIDLNFHPAGRDDQEQHGVQPRPVSMMGLLEVASRPLENYMKQNGITSLAGEQGGSSSTATVAPAPVESEERTSNEGRVASVEREREPDGMAIDEASENHQDKDRAADDAAVAAT from the exons atggcgggcGTGGTTggtgccgcggcggcggcggcggcgaagaggTGCATGAACTCGGCCTGCAGCGCGCCGatgggagggggaggggagtggAGGAAGGGGTGGCCGTTGCGATCCGGCGGCTTCGCCCTGCTCTGCGACAAGTGCGG GTTGGCATATGAGCAGCTTGTTTTTTGTGATATATTTCACCAAAAGGAATCAGGCTGGAGAGACTGCTCATTTTGTGGGAAG CGTCTCCATTGTGGATGTATTGCTTCAAAGAACTCTTATGATCTACTTGATAGCGGAGGAGTTCAATGTGTCACTTGCATGAAAAATTCAGCAGCTCAGTCT GTTTCCAGTCAAGTGGTTCCAAAGCTTTTTCCATGCCAAAATAATCTGCGGATTTTTGGTAAAAGTGACGAGTTATTGCCAGGTAGAAATTTTGAGCCAACCTCCATTATGGTGGATTCCAGAAATGATGATATTGCTATTATAAATAAGAGCAATCACCCATTCATGGTTAAAAGCATAGAAGCTGGACAAAGCAGTAGCACTTTGAGGCAAAAAGAGATAGAGAATGGCTCAAGGCAGATTAAATGGGAACAACAAACTCTTAGCATTGGTGACATGGGAAGGGTGCCTTTCTTAACTAGGTCTCAAAGTGCACTAGAGTCTCCTCAATGTACTCGAAGAGATGACAATAAAGATCCAACTACAGATAGCACAACAAGCGAATCACTTTCTGAGGCATGTCTCAGCATAAGCTTGAGTATTGCTAATAATGGAAACAAGATGGAGGCTACTTCAACAGTGGAAAGACCTATGCTATCACCAATGACAGCCATTGCTGAAGGAAGAGAACTTGCCCTATCTCCCTTTCAGCATGCACAAAGGGCTCGGCATTTTCTGTCTAGACCACCAAGGGTTGGTGAAGGTGCTGCTTTTGATCCAACCAAGGATATCTTCCCACATCTTCGTGTTGCCAGACCACCTGCTGAGGGAAGGGGCCGCAATCAATTGCTTCCTCGGTACTGGCCAAGAATAACGGACCAAGAGCTGCAACAAATATCTGGAGA TTCAAACTCCACGATTGTTCCGTTGTTTGAGAAGGTTTTGAGTGCAAGTGATGCAGGTCGCATAGGGCGCCTTGTTCTTCCAAAAGCCTGTGCGGAG GCATATTTCCCTCCAATTTCTCAACCAGAAGGTCGCCCCTTGACAATTCAAGATGCAAGAGGCAAGGAATGGCATTTTCAGTTTAGGTTCTGGCCAAATAATAACAGCAGAATGTATGTCTTGGAGGGTGTTACACCATGCATACAATCCTTGCAATTACAAGCGGGCGATACAG TGACTTTTAGTCGGATAGAACCTGGAGGAAAACTTGTTATGGGCTTCCGGAAGGCCACAAATACTGTCAGTCTGCCA GACTCGCAAATTTCAGCTATTGCGAATGGTTCCCTTCTCAGCGAGACACTATTTTCCAATACAAATGAGAACCTAGCAGTAGTAAGTGGTTACTCCGGATTTCTTCAGTCAATAAAGGGAGCCACAGATCTCCATCCAAGCTCTCTATATGATCATCATATGAACTCAGCTGATGGAGATGTTAGTTGGCTTAAGACAGATAAATTCGGCAGCAGGCCAGATGAGGGGTCTTTGCAGTTTTTACAAAAAAGAAGTCGCAATATTGGTTCAAAAAGCAGGAGGCTCGTAATGGATGCTGAAGATGCCTTGGAACTAAAGCTTACTTGGGAGGAGGCTCAAGAGTTGTTGCGTCCTGCTCCCACTGCAAAACCAACTGTTGTGATGATCGAGGACTATGAATTTGAAGAATATGAT GAACCCCCAGTCTTTGCAAAGAGATCAATTTTCACCATCCGTGTTTCAGG GGAACAAGATCAATGGATTCAATGTGATGATTGCTCAAAATGGCGCCGTTTGCCTCTTAATGTTATAGTTGCCTCCAAATGGACGTGCGCCGACAACTCATGGGACCCAAAAAG CTGTTCCTGCTCTGCGCCTGAAGAGTTGACCCCAAAAGAGTTGCAAAGTGTTCTGCAGCAGCATGAAG AAATGAGGAGGCGAAAGTGCAGCTATGGTCTGAAGCCTTCTGTCCCCGAAATGGATGCATCCAGCCTTGATGCTTTGGCCACTGCCGCGGTATTTGGTGAGGTCGGGAACCAAGGCACAGCTTCAGTTGCGGCAACCACGAAGCACCCTCGGCACCGCCCGGGCTGCACATGCATTGTGTGCATCCAACCACCCAGCGGCAAGGGCCCGAAGCACAACCCTTCGTGCACCTGCAACGTCTGCATGACTGTCAGGCGCCGGTTCAAGACActgatgatgaggaagaagcaGCGGCAGTCTGAGCGAGAGGAAGCCGAGGCGAGCAAGAAGATTGCATGGGTGAGCAGAGACGAGCCTGAGGGGAGCAACCTGTCAAGGTCACCACAAACGCTGGACACCACTCGAGAGAGTGACGTGACGATGTTCGACAAGGTGGCTGACATGAACAAGGGGCACATTGACCTCAACTTCCACCCCGCCGGCCGCGACGATCAGGAGCAGCACGGCGTGCAGCCCCGGCCCGTGAGCATGATGGGCCTCCTCGAAGTCGCGAGCCGGCCCCTGGAGAACTACATGAAGCAGAACGGCATCACGAGCCTGGCTGGAGAGCAAGGGGGCAGCTCCAGCACGGCCACGGTTGCGCCGGCTCCGGTGGAGAGCGAGGAGCGGACGTCCAACGAGGGCCGTGTCGCGTCGGTGGAGCGGGAGCGAGAACCGGACGGCATGGCCATTGACGAGGCCAGCGAGAACCACCAGGACAAGGACAGGGCTGCTGACgatgctgctgttgctgctactTGA
- the LOC133893548 gene encoding transcription factor RF2b-like, translated as MAMPSKPGDPPQRSPGRSPNLNLPCPLPPVPGGALQQPGGLPPPSAGHHRRARSEVAFRFPDDLGSGGGGSFDEIGSEDDLFSTFMDMDKIAGADRDRDAETSSPPRPAKHRHSASFDGFGMGPGKQQDGGGGVFSEVLEAKKAMSSEQLAELAAIDPKRAKRILANRQSAARSKERKARYITELERKVQTLQTEATTLSAQLTLFQRDTTGLSAENAELKIRLQAMEQQAQLHDALNDALKQEVERLKIATGEMTKSNEAYNMGMQHVTYSPSFFQLSEQHTVQHHGNIQLPSHFQPPPHNVPNHQMLSHPNSLSDMMQQDSLGRLQGLDIGKGSVAVKSEAEVMVKSEDSSMSAVESNSTF; from the exons ATGGCGATGCCGTCCAAGCCCGGCGACCCGCCGCAGCGCTCGCCGGGCCGGAGCCCCAACCTCAACCTCCCTTGCCCGCTCCCGCCCGTCCCTGGCGGGGCGCTGCAGCAGCCTGGCGGTCTCCCCCCGCCGAGCGCGGGCCACCACCGCCGCGCCAGATCTGAGGTGGCCTTCCGCTTCCCGGACGACCTGGGCAGCGGGGGCGGTGGCAGCTTCGACGAGATCGGCTCCGAGGACGACCTCTTCTCCACCTTCATGGACATGGACAAGATCGCCGGCGCCGACCGCGACCGCGACGCCGAGAcatcctcgccgccgcgccccgCCAAGCACCGCCATAGCGCCTCCTTTGACGGCTTCGGGATGGGGCCCGGGAAGCAGCaggacggcggcggaggggtgTTCAGCGAGGTGCTGGAGGCCAAGAAGGCCATGTCCTCCGAGCAGCTCGCCGAGCTTGCCGCCATCGACCCCAAGCGCGCTAAAAG AATTTTAGCAAACAGACAATCTGCAGCTCGGTCCAAGGAAAGAAAAGCTCGCTATATAACTGAATTAGAGCGGAAGGTTCAAACTCTTCAGACAGAGGCTACTACTCTTTCAGCACAACTGACACTATTCCAG AGGGACACAACTGGACTTTCTGCAGAAAACGCAGAGCTCAAGATAAGGTTGCAGGCCATGGAACAACAGGCTCAACTGCATGATG CTCTGAATGACGCACTGAAGCAGGAAGTGGAGAGGCTTAAGATTGCTACTGGTGAGATGACGAAGTCCAATGAAGCATATAATATGGGGATGCAGCACGTCACGTACAGCCCATCGTTCTTCCAGCTCTCCGAGCAACACACAGTTCAGCACCATGGAAATATTCAACTGCCATCTCATTTCCAACCACCACCTCACAATGTTCCAAACCACCAGATGCTATCCCACCCCAATTCCCTCTCTGATATGATGCAGCAAGACTCACTTGGGCGCCTCCAGGGGCTGGACATTGGCAAAGGGTCAGTGGCTGTGAAGTCGGAGGCAGAGGTCATGGTGAAGTCAGAGGACAGCTCAATGTCTGCAGTTGAAAGCAATAGCACCTTCTAG